In one window of Opitutus sp. GAS368 DNA:
- a CDS encoding YdeI/OmpD-associated family protein: protein MVKLRAKLYKVALVRWVDVPKAAVAPLALTPADIKGAIKGWNALLRFNDDLDRVTLFASSKRGHFKFAFKVELLKAAGVDAGDTVEFTLERDTASREPDLPEEMARTFRTRPELRERWQAHSVAMRRQVVRYIEQAKSSEVRAKRCWIFLERLAETGKLGG from the coding sequence ATGGTCAAACTTCGCGCCAAGCTCTACAAGGTCGCGCTCGTCCGCTGGGTCGACGTGCCGAAGGCGGCCGTCGCCCCGCTCGCGCTCACGCCCGCCGACATCAAGGGCGCGATCAAGGGCTGGAACGCCCTGCTCCGCTTCAACGACGACCTCGATCGCGTCACGTTGTTCGCCAGCAGCAAGCGCGGTCACTTCAAGTTTGCCTTCAAGGTTGAGCTGCTGAAGGCCGCCGGCGTGGACGCCGGTGACACCGTGGAGTTCACGCTCGAGCGCGACACCGCCTCCCGCGAGCCGGATCTGCCCGAAGAGATGGCGCGCACGTTCCGCACGCGTCCCGAACTGCGGGAACGCTGGCAGGCGCACAGCGTCGCGATGCGCCGGCAGGTCGTCCGCTACATCGAGCAGGCCAAAAGCTCCGAGGTCCGCGCGAAACGCTGCTGGATCTTCCTCGAGCGGCTCGCCGAGACCGGTAAGCTCGGCGGCTGA
- a CDS encoding M1 family metallopeptidase: protein MLTSLRGTRAVLLACCLPAALLAEKPFAFTDTPGQLPKTVVPRHYTLRIAPDLTARTTTGTATIELEVLQPVAELVLNANELTIDSAALTDEPAAPRALAPRLDPAKQTLTLPAALPAGRHTITITYRGKIGTQAEGFFVDKYPTPTGDKLMLGTQFEPTDARRVFPCWDEPVYRATYDVTLVVPEKLMAVANMPAVSEKPLGNGLKEVVFARTPAMASYLVALYAGEFETVEGEQDGVKLRIITTEGKRATAAYALESTKRILAYYNEYFGVRYPLPKLDQIAVPNAFATFGAMENWGCITYIDPALLFDPVNSSPERRERVFAVIAHEMAHQWFGDLVTMAWWDNLWLNEGFASWMGTKASDALNPDWQLWVRAAEAKEGAMGLDARKTTHPIQRPIANESQANDAFDTISYQKGQGFLKMLEAYLGPDIFRDGLRRYVDQHKYSNSTTADLWAALGEASGKPVASVAAGWTEQPGFPIVLVSTVGASLVDARAPASGAPMPTRSLRLEQSRFTVNDPAAAPLTWRIPVTLANTANLSAVSLTLLDKDPVTVPWPAGSGTPKANLRNTGFYRVLYDDALGDALRREITTLPVTDQLNLLGDTWALVEAGRQPATSWLGLAEQLRSSPSQPVWEHILEKLALIDRLQFDQPGRRAFQAWACQLLSPKLARLGWDAKPEEPALDATLRVKVVDALGNYGDRATVEECTRRFQAYLAHPASLPGNLRGAVLDVVGRYATPETYEQLHQLARAAKTTEEKRRAYGGMQAALDPVLAAKTLALTLGDEMSATESSRNVAAVANNEHADLAWEFAQAHTDELFQRTTFFGRNVFLPGIARASTNAARATELEDYVRQKLPVDAFAEAAKGADLIRLRAVVKKRELPAIDAWIKERVKLPE, encoded by the coding sequence ATGCTGACCTCACTCCGCGGCACGCGAGCGGTGCTGCTTGCCTGCTGCCTGCCCGCCGCGCTGCTCGCCGAAAAACCCTTCGCCTTCACCGACACTCCCGGCCAGCTGCCGAAGACGGTCGTGCCGCGCCACTACACGCTGCGCATCGCGCCTGATCTCACCGCCCGCACCACCACGGGCACGGCCACCATCGAGCTGGAAGTGCTCCAGCCGGTCGCGGAGCTCGTGCTCAACGCCAACGAGCTCACGATCGATTCCGCCGCGCTCACCGACGAACCCGCCGCGCCACGCGCCCTGGCGCCGCGCCTCGATCCGGCGAAGCAAACGCTCACGCTCCCTGCCGCGCTTCCGGCCGGCCGGCACACGATCACGATCACCTACCGCGGCAAGATCGGCACGCAGGCCGAGGGCTTCTTCGTGGACAAATACCCCACGCCCACCGGCGACAAGCTGATGCTCGGCACCCAGTTCGAGCCGACCGACGCCCGCCGCGTCTTTCCGTGCTGGGACGAGCCGGTCTACCGCGCCACTTACGACGTCACGCTCGTCGTGCCCGAGAAGCTCATGGCCGTGGCCAACATGCCCGCCGTGAGTGAAAAACCGCTCGGCAACGGCCTGAAGGAGGTCGTGTTCGCGCGCACCCCGGCGATGGCCAGCTACCTCGTCGCGCTCTACGCCGGCGAGTTCGAGACCGTCGAGGGCGAGCAGGACGGCGTGAAGCTCCGCATCATCACCACCGAGGGCAAGCGCGCCACCGCCGCCTATGCGCTCGAGTCCACCAAGCGCATCCTCGCCTACTACAACGAGTATTTCGGCGTCCGCTACCCGCTGCCCAAGCTCGACCAGATCGCCGTGCCCAATGCCTTCGCCACCTTCGGCGCTATGGAAAACTGGGGCTGCATCACCTACATCGACCCCGCGCTGCTGTTCGACCCGGTGAATTCCTCGCCGGAACGCCGCGAGCGCGTCTTCGCCGTCATCGCCCACGAGATGGCGCACCAGTGGTTCGGCGACCTCGTCACCATGGCGTGGTGGGACAACCTCTGGCTCAACGAGGGCTTCGCCTCGTGGATGGGCACCAAGGCCAGCGATGCGCTGAACCCCGACTGGCAGCTTTGGGTCCGCGCCGCCGAGGCCAAGGAAGGCGCGATGGGGCTCGACGCCCGCAAGACCACGCATCCCATCCAGCGGCCCATTGCCAACGAGAGCCAGGCCAACGATGCGTTCGACACCATCTCCTACCAAAAGGGCCAGGGGTTCCTCAAGATGCTCGAGGCTTATCTCGGGCCGGATATCTTCCGCGACGGCCTCCGCCGCTATGTCGACCAGCACAAGTATTCCAACAGCACCACCGCCGACCTCTGGGCCGCGCTGGGCGAGGCTTCGGGCAAACCTGTGGCGTCCGTCGCCGCCGGCTGGACCGAGCAGCCCGGCTTCCCGATCGTGCTCGTCTCCACCGTAGGGGCGTCGCTTGTCGACGCCCGGGCACCGGCCAGCGGCGCCCCTATGCCAACCCGCTCGCTTCGCCTCGAACAGTCACGCTTCACCGTCAATGATCCCGCCGCCGCGCCGCTCACGTGGCGGATTCCCGTCACGCTTGCCAACACCGCGAATCTCTCCGCGGTTTCCCTGACCCTCCTCGACAAGGATCCTGTCACCGTGCCGTGGCCCGCCGGCAGCGGCACGCCCAAGGCCAATCTCCGCAACACGGGCTTCTACCGCGTGCTCTACGACGACGCGCTGGGCGACGCTCTGCGCCGCGAGATTACCACCCTGCCGGTCACCGACCAGCTCAACCTGCTCGGCGACACCTGGGCGCTGGTCGAGGCCGGCCGGCAACCCGCGACCTCCTGGCTCGGCCTGGCCGAGCAGTTGCGCAGCAGCCCGAGTCAGCCTGTCTGGGAGCACATTCTGGAAAAGCTCGCGCTGATCGACCGCCTCCAGTTCGACCAGCCCGGCCGCCGCGCCTTCCAGGCCTGGGCCTGCCAGCTGCTCTCGCCCAAGCTGGCCCGGCTTGGCTGGGACGCCAAGCCGGAGGAGCCGGCGCTCGACGCCACCCTGCGCGTGAAGGTGGTCGACGCCCTCGGCAACTACGGCGACCGCGCCACCGTCGAGGAGTGCACGCGCCGGTTCCAGGCCTACCTCGCCCATCCGGCCAGCCTGCCCGGCAACCTGCGCGGCGCCGTGCTCGATGTCGTCGGCCGCTACGCCACGCCCGAGACCTACGAGCAATTGCACCAGCTGGCCCGGGCCGCCAAGACCACCGAGGAGAAACGCCGCGCCTACGGCGGCATGCAGGCCGCGCTCGACCCCGTGCTCGCCGCCAAGACGCTGGCCCTCACGCTCGGCGATGAGATGTCCGCCACCGAGTCCTCGCGCAACGTCGCGGCGGTCGCGAACAACGAGCATGCCGACCTCGCCTGGGAATTTGCCCAGGCGCACACCGACGAATTGTTCCAGCGCACCACTTTCTTCGGCCGCAACGTCTTCCTGCCCGGCATCGCCCGCGCCTCCACCAACGCCGCCCGCGCCACGGAGCTTGAGGACTACGTGCGCCAGAAGCTGCCGGTCGACGCCTTCGCCGAGGCCGCCAAGGGCGCCGACCTCATCCGCCTGCGCGCCGTGGTGAAAAAGCGCGAGCTCCCCGCCATCGACGCGTGGATCAAGGAGCGCGTCAAGCTGCCCGAATAA